A segment of the Pedobacter faecalis genome:
TAATATTATCCGCAGTCAGCTGCAACTGCAGATGCTTACCATAAAATGTCTTCTGCACAGATACATTGAACAGAAAATAACCAGCCACAAACCGGTCCCAGCGGTCCAGGAAGTTATTTGCCCGGTTGTCCTCCATAAAACCATATCTGCTCCGATAGCTCAAACGGACAGCGCCTGTAAGCCCCAGTCGGTCATAAATGTAAGTCGCCTTCAGGTTGGCCATGTGCCGACTGCGATTGTTCATACCCACGTAATCACTTCTGCGCGAAGCACGCATGCGGTTGCTCAATACATCGTATGTTTGTCCGTATAGTCCAGTGCCGTTCCTTATCGAGTCTACCACCCCGCGGTCTACCGCGTATAGCAGCTGATAACCCGCCGAAAGGCTCAGCGAGCGCGAAGCTCTCCAGTTCCCACCCAGTTCCGCCCCGGCCGTATATGCTTTAGCGATATTCATATACGAATAGATCTGCTGACCGCTCGTCTTCAGGGCCACCTGTTCGTAGTTAATAAAATTCCGCATATCATTGTAAAACAGGTTGATGTATAAGCCCAACGAAGCTAAAGGTTTATATTCAAACCCGCCGCTGTACGACACCGATCGCTCAGGTTTCAACTGGCCCACACGCTGCGCCATGGGAAACACGCTCATGATTTGTCCCCCCTCTTGCAGCCTTCCCATCTCGCGCCAAAACTCCTCGGCACCAAACACCGAATAGCCCGTCTGGATGTTTGTGAACACCATATACAACTGCTGGAAATTGGGCGTTTTAAAACCTGTGCCAATGGCCGCTTTTACGTTCATGTTATGGCCTGCCGCAAAACGCAAACCGAGACTCGGGTTCAGTTTGCTTCCATATTTGTCATGATAGTCGTACCTCGCCCCAGCGGTTACCGACAAGCGTTCAGCGGCCTGCCATTGCGCCTGTCCGTACACAAAATAATTTGACATACTTTTATTTCCCTGATAGAAATCATTATCCAGCAACTCATAGGCCGCACCGGCACCGCCAGTCAGGCCCAGTACTGCGGTCAACTGCCGGTCCGCCTGCAGCTCTGCGCGATGCAAATACTGCCTAAAATCACTGCCCGGCATCACCAGGCCGCTTTCCAGGTCGGTTACACCCTGTTTATTCTCGTACCGGGTCAGATAATACTGCGATTTTAAGCGCAAACCGTTGCTGAAATTGTTGTTCAGCGCTATCGAACCATTCAAATCGAACTCATTAAGCACATCCACACTCGGTTTCACACCCTGGTAAGCCAAACGGTTCTCCGAATGCCTGGTCACCAGTCGCCCGTTCAGGTTAACGGAACTCACATCACTCAGCACATACCTCATCCTTCCCTGTGCCGAATAACTGTTAAAAGGTGGTGCGGTCTTTCCCTCAGATAAATAAGGGTTCGAGTTAAAACCATCCGTCCGGTAATAGTTGGCCGACAAATACGCGGATCCTTTTTTGTCCGCAAAGGGACTTTCCCCTTCCAGCGTCAGGTCGGTCATGTTAAAACTGCCATACTTCAGGGCGGCCATAGCCTGGGGCCGACTAATATGCTTGCGGGTAACGATGTTTACCACCCCCGCAAGCGCCTCACTGCCGAACAAGCAGGAAGATGCTCCTTTAATGATTTCAATCCGTTCAATATTAGATACCGTGACCCTTGAGAGGTCGAAGTTGCCGTTATTCCGGCCAACCATAGGCTGCCCGTCAATCATCACCATAGTATAGCCGCTATCAAAACCCTGCATTTGCAGGCCTACAGCGCGACTGCCCGAACCGATGTCGTTAACGATCGCCAACCCGGTCTGCTCTTTCAATACCTCGTCCAAGCGCCTGCTGCCCATCATTTCGATCTCTTCTCGACTAATCACCTTAGAAGGCATAGCCGTTTTGGTCATATCGATGAAATTATCCGGATTACCATGCACACCCGCCACCTTCACTTCGCTAAGCTGCCGGCTGCTTGTCCGCAAACTCATTTTAACCTCGTTAGGCCGTCCCGCCCCAATACTTATCGTAATCTGTTCAGGCTCAAACCCCAACGCCGAAGCCGTCAAGGTGTAATCGCCCTCATACAAAGCCTTTATCAAAAACCTGCCTCGCGCATCAGTAATTGCCCGCCTGTTGTCCGGTTGTAAAGTCACGCCCGCTTTCTCAATTGCCTTGCCGTGCTCGTCGCATATCAGTCCCCGAAGCTGCTGTTTGTCCTGCGCCTTCAGTGAGGGTACTGAAGGTTGGGCAAGGGCAAACAAGCAGCATAAGAGGAATTTATGGGGGATTCGGACAGACATTGCAATAGGCGTATTATTTTTAATTAATCTAAATAACACCGCAAATATGTACACTATTGCGCTAAAGAAAGCAACGGCAAAAGGATTATTTTTAGCGATTTCGGGATAGAATTTACCTAATACGGAGCGGTAGGCTCAAGATCCAAACACACAAACCGAGCTTAAATAGCATTTCAGTGGTCATTTTTGACATCATCAAGGGTCCTCGTCCTCAAAATACCGATACCGCTATATCCCTTCCCGCTATTTGGAATCATTTTAATTAACTCGTCCTTTGCAGTCACAATGAACAAATTATATACTGCCCTATTGCTTGCTTTGCTGACAATCCAATCGGCATTTGCAGCACCTAAAAGGATCATCAGCTTAAGTGGTCCGATTACCGAAACCGTAGATGCACTGGGATACGGCGCGCAAATTGTTGCTGCCGACGTCACCAGCGCCTACCCCGTGTACATCAACAAAGTACCGAAAGTAAGTAATGACAGGGCAGTCTCTGCAGAAGGTATTATTTCGTTCTCGCCCGATCTGGTGCTTGCACCAGTCGGGCTTATTTCCAAACAAACAGAAGCCCAGCTTAAGTCGGCCGGCGTAAAACTCATCGTCATCAATCAGGAGTACAGCCCCAAAGGCGCCGTGAACTTCATCAGGCAGGTAGCGCAAGCGCTTGGCAACCCTGCAAAAGGCGAAGAACTCATCAAAAGAACTACAATAGAGGTCAACAAGGCCCTCGAAACAGTAAAGCGCAATCCCAAATCACCGAAAGTCCTGTTCCTCTACGCCAGGGGCACCGGCGTTATGATGGTCGCCGGCAAAGAAACCAGCATAGATGCCATTATCAAACTGGCCGGAGCGAAAAACGCAGCAAGCAATTTCAGCAAATATAAACCCTATACTACAGAAGCCCTGGTAGCCGCCAATCCCGATATCATCCTGATGTTCGATTTCGGCCATAAAAGTCTGGGCGGAGCGGCCGGAATCCTTAAAATGCCTGGAGTGAACCTCACCAATGCTGGCAAGAACAAACGTATTATAGAAATGGACAGCGAGTTGCTGACAAATTTCTCCGTAAGGCTCGGACAAGCCATCACCGCTTTGAACGCCAAATGGTAAAAAAACTTAGCCTTTATACCTTCCTGATCGTTACCCTGGTCCTCTCAGCGCTCGTCTCTATGAGCCTTGGCGCCGTTAAAATCGGGTTGTCCGACATACTGCTCATCCTGGCACAAAAAACCGGTATCTTCGCAAACCAAGATATCCCCGAGCAATACACCGGCGTTATCAGCATGATCCGTTTGCCGCGTGTTATTCTCGGCATCCTCGTCGGCGCTGCCCTGGGCATCTCCGGCACGGCCGTACAAGGCATTTTCCGCAACCCCCTTGCCGAACCCGGACTCATCGGCATCTCCGCAGGCGCGTCCCTCTTCGCCGTCATCATTATCGTGCTCGAAGCCACACTCCTGGCAAGTCTGAGCAGCCTCTTCGGCTATTATTTACTTGCCTTTGGCGCCTTTGCAGGAGCCGGGCTCGCTGCTATGGCCGTTTACCAGATCTCACGAAACGATGGAAAGTCTAACATCGCCACCATGCTGCTGGCCGGCATTGCCATCAATGCCCTGGCAGGTGCACTCACGGGGCTAATCACCTTTGCGGCCGATGATCAGCAATTGCGCAACATCACCTTCTGGATGCTCGGCAGCTTAGCCGGCGCCACTTGGGAGACCGTTGCCGCCCTCTTTCCCTTTGTCCTCATTCCGCTGTTGCTTTTACCAGGCATGAGCAAAGCCCTCAATGCCTTTGCCCTTGGTGAAACCCAGGCCGCACAGCTTGGGCTTAAAACCCATGTCATTAAAAGAAACGTTGTTATTCTGGCTACCATGGCCGTTGGCGCAGCAGTCGCCGTCTCGGGCATCATCAGCTTTGTGGGTTTGCTCGTGCCGCATACGGTGCGGCTGGCCATCGGGGTCGACAATAAGCATGTCCTGCCCGCCTCTGCCCTGCTTGGCGCAGTCATGCTCACATTGGCCGATATGATCAGTCGCACCATTATAGCACCCATAGAGCTACCCATCGGTGTGGTTACTGCATTACTCGGCACGCCGCTCTTTCTGCATATACTTATTAAGGACAAGAAAAAACTCATTGTATAATGCTTACTGCACAAGCACTCAGTTATTATATTGGCAAGCGTCCACTTCTCAGGAACGTGTCCTTCAGCCTGCGCAGCGGCGAACTGCTCGCCATCCTGGGCGCAAACGGTGCCGGGAAGTCGACTTTGCTCAAAATGCTCAGCGGAGAAAAAACACCCAGCGAAGGTCAGATCACACTCCATGAAAAAAACCTTGCCGAATACAAGTCCGTCGAGCTGGCCCGCAACAAGGCTGTGCTCAACCAGCAAAATATCGTGAGTATGGCCTTTACGGCCGAAGAGATCGTCAGCATGGGCCGCTATCCGCACCGCGGACAAACGACCGTCGCGCAGGACCGAAAGATTTGCAGCCAGGTCATGGAACTCACCGGAACTACAGTGCTGGCAGAGCGATCTTATCTCACACTATCCGGCGGAGAGCAGCAGCGCGTGCAACTGGCCCGGGTGCTGGCGCAGATCTGGGATGTACCCGGCGCACTGCTTATCATGGACGAACCCGTGGCCAGTCTCGACCTCCAGTACCAGCAGCAAACCCTCGCCATCGCCAAAATGCTCAGTCGAAAAGGATATATGGTGATCACTGTGCTCCACGATATTAACCTGGCCGCACAATATGCCGACCGGATCCTGATGCTAAAAAACGGAAGAAAATGGTATGACGGTTCGGCGGCTGAAATACTCTCCAGTAAGAACATTTATGAAGTATTCGAAATCAGTGCAGACATTATCACGCAGCCAAGTACACTGCGGCCGGTGTTTTTGCCTCACGAAGTCCTTATAGAACTAGGGCAATAACATCAAACCCAAAAATTACTTACTTTTGTAAACAGCAGACCAATAATAAGATGAATACGCAACCAAGTACCGATAGAAAGGCAGCCATCATGAAGTGGCTGAAAAAAGTGGGCTTCTGGGGCTTCATGTTTTTCCTGATCAAAGGACTCGTTTGGCTGGCCCTGGGCTACTGGGTATTTAAATAAAAAAAAAATGCGGCCAGGCCCACGCCCAGCCGCATTCCATTACGCAACAATCTCAATCTCCCCGAGATACACCGTGTTGCTGGCCATTTTACGATCAGCCGAAACAAAGCTCATCCATACATGAACCAAATCCCCGCCAAAATTAGCGGGCATCGCCATCGTGTACTGCAAAGCAGAGCGCAGCGCAGCATCCGCCTGCATCACAAACCTGTCCTTTACAGGATTGTAAACCAGCAGCGTGGCCTTGTCGGTACCCGAGCCAATAGACGTGTTAGGAACCGCGTCCCAGGAAAAATCCAGCTGCTCCGCAGTATCCGCAACCACCGAAGCACTGTCGGAATTGCCGAGCATACCAACACTGTACATGAACTTAGGATAATCAACTTCCCAGTTCGGATACATGCCAGTTACCGCATTCTCGAAATTGTACCTGAAGGCAGCGTTAAACGGCGTTTGCTTCGGCTTGCCAGCATGCTGAAAGCCAACTTTGATCAACGGGCTGATCCACTTCATAAAAGTGACCACCAGTTTAAACATCGCCCTAACGCTCAGCTGCGCCTCGGTAGGCGGTCGCTCACTCTCGTGAGGAAGCTGACTGATCACGTTCTGGCCATTCACCCGGCGGCCAACCAGGTTGCCCGCCTTCTTTCGGAAGCCACCAAAGGCTCCCCATTTTTGAATTCCCATGATTTCATCATTTAGGAGTTAAACATTTAATTAATTAATCAAACTTAACTCGCTGAAAAACAAACCACAAGAAAGCGGCAACATGTGATATCAACTGATAGGAAACAGCAACAATCGCCTGCTTAATTAAAACATCCCATACTCATATACATACTTAGTCACCGTCGCGGTATTGTTTACCGAGTTCACAGACGAACTCGATAAAGTCGTCGGAAAGCCATTGGCGTCAAAAGTATAGGTGTTTGTTGTCGTTGTAGTTATGGGACTTAACGTGTTACTCACTTTCACCGTCAGCTCATTATGTTTACTGTAAGGTCCACCAGGCAATCCCATAATCATCGGGTACGCCAGCAGGGTATGATAATGAATCGTCTTTTTATCATCGTAAGTATATTCTGTTCTATATTCGGGTTTATCACCTTTAGTGTTATCGATACTCGTCTTTTTACTTACATTATCCCCGTTATATTCAAAAAGAATGTCTTCCCAGGCCAGCGGACCAGCATCACGCCGGGCAACCGCTGTTAGCTTGCCATCAGTATAGAAATGATAATACCTGAACTCAGAGCCCTGAGCCTGCGTATAGTCGATACGACCATTTTTGTAAGAAATGTCCGTAACCGTACGCCTCGAGCCATCAACCAGCTCAGTCCAGGTCAGCAAATCACCCCCATAAAAATAAGACGTTTTAGCATTACCCGAAGTAGAAGAAATCAGCCGGTTCCTATCGTCATAAGCATAGGTGGTAACAGTTACCGATCCATTCGATGACGTCCGGGTCATCTTAGTCAGCAACTGGATCTTTTCACGGTTTTCCGGTTCTCCAGGATTAGAATCATCTTTACACGAGAGTGCCAGCAGAGAGAGCCCCCAAAGCAGCGCAGCGTACTTAATTTTCATGGGTTTATAAATTGGTTAAATAAAATTACCCAATTAAAGTACAAATCCAAATAAATTTTCGTTACCCCTTCTCCAAACGCTTCATCACATACTCGATATCCAACCGGTTATACATACAGTAATCCATAACCGACACCGGCTGATACTTGCTCAGGCCAAAATGGGCCCTCACCCTGGCAAGCCTGCGCTGCGCAGCACTTGCAGAAAGTTCAGTAAGAACCTGAACATTTTTGATAGACATAAAAAGAGACGCCATGATAAGATAGTTTAATCATACAAAAAGGTTTGTATCCTGAATTTAACCATCCCGCCAAGCGAAGCCAATTAAAAAAATTTAATACCATATCTTTACAACTATGCACCGCCGCCACTTCATCAAACTCTCAGCCATCGGGGTACTCACGCTCAACACTAAAGAACTGCAGGTCATGACCGTCTGGGGACCCGTAAGCCCGTTCCGCCTGGGCAAAGTGCTGGCACACGAACACATCTTTACCGACTTCAGCGGGGCCGGGCAAGAAACACCACAGTATAACCGCGAAGAAGCCTTTCAGTTCGCCCTGCCCTATCTCAAAAAAATAAAAGCCAGCGGAATAGGCACCATTATAGAATGCACACCTGCATACATCGGTCGCGATGTCATCCTGCTCAAACAACTCTCCGAAGCAAGCCGCCTGCACATCATCACCAACACCGGTTACTACGCCGCCGTTAACCAAAAGTACCTGCCTCCACACGCACATACCGAAAGCGCACAACAACTCGCCCAGCGCTGGATCAACGAATACAAAAACGGCATAGAAGGAACCGGCATCAAGCCCGGCTTCATCAAACTCGGCGTGGGCAACGCACCCCTAACACCCGTAGAGCGCAAACTTATCCAGGCCGCAGCCATTACACACAAACAAACCGGGCTAAAAATTTTCATACACACCGGCAATGGCGAAGCCGCAACAGCAGAAGCAGATCTCCTGCAAAACGAAGGCATAGACCTCGAAGCCATGATCTGGGTGCATGCGCAAAACGACCAAAGCGGCAACTACCATCTGCAACTAGCCAAACGCGGCTGCTGGATCAGTCTCGACGGATACAGTCCGGCCGAAACCGAAAAGTACATCACCTTCCTGCAAAACCTAAAGCAACAAAATCTGCTCAATAAAGTCATCCTCTCGCACGACGATGGATTTGCCGTGGTAAACAATCAAGGGAAAATAAGTTTTGAAGCCTACCGTAAAAACAACGATACCATATACACCAGCATACAAACCACACTGCAGCCAGCACTGATAAAAGCCGGGTTCAGCGAAAAGGATCTCACCACCCTTATGCACAACAACCCGCCCGGTGTACTTATAATATAACTTAATTTTATTTACCTGTGATAGTATCATATGATACTATCACAGGTCATACAACAAGCTTAAGCACATTACTAAATGCGCGAGCTTTGCATCAACCTTAAATCCCATAATACCATAATAATTCGGGATTTAAATCCTATATTATCATAATATTAGAGGATTTGGTTCAGTAATGATTATTAGAAATTTAAAACAAACTATAGAGAATAGACACTCGTTCACAATGACCAGTGGCATTCTATACGATGTTTTTATCAAATAAAAGCTCTCTTAAGGCACCAACCAAAACATCAACCTCTTCTTCAGTATTATAGTAATGAATAGAGGCGCGTACAATACCTTGAAGCTGATTGTTTTCCATATAGATGGGCGTGGCTTGTGCCCCACCAAAAGACACATTGATTCCCTTTTCAGTCAACCTATTTTTGACCAACATGCTGTCGAAACCGCTAACTGAAAAGGTAACGATGCCACACTTCACAGCACCGCTGTCATGAACCGTTACACCAGGCACAGTTGTCAGAACGGTTCTCGCATAATCAGCCAGGTGCTGAACGCGTTGCCAAATTCGATCCACACCAATCGCTAAGGCATAATCTACCGCCTTTCCAAGACCAATGGCAAGCGCCCGGCTTTTCTCATATAATTCGAAACGGCGTGCATCATCTCGCAAGATATACCCGTCCAGACTAACATTACCAGCGGCCAGAAAATCGGTTAACACTGGTGTCAACTTATTCTGCACCTCCCTTTTAACAAACAAGAAGCCTGTTCCCCTCGGCGCGCGCATGTATTTCCGTCCAGTCGCCGAAAGGATATCACACCCGATAGCCTTAACATCAATAGGGTACTGGCCAGCCGTCTGACAAGCATCTACCATGTACAATACCCCATGTTTAACGGCAATTTTTCCGATATCATTTATAGGGAGAACACCGCCTCCAGATGAAGGAATATGCGTTACAGCGATAAGCTTCGTTTTCGCGCTAATCGAAGCGTCTAGCTGTTGTAAGGGAAAATTGCCTTCCGCATCATTGTCTATTACAATAATTTTAACACCCTTCTTTCGGATATCAGCCAAAGCTATCAGGTTAGAGACATATTCCAACTCCGATGTTATAATTTCATCGCCAGCCTCAAGTGCGATCCCTTTGAATGCCGTTTGCCAGGCCGCACTTGCATTCTCAAACAAAGCTACCTCATCCCTATCCGCACCTATCAGTTCCGCTACCAGGCTATATACCTCGTTGAGCCTACCGGAATATTTCGATTCAGTTTCATAACCACCAAATAACGCTTCTTCCTTCAAATATTCCACAACCGCATCAGTAACGCAGTCAGGAGGTAGCGAAGCACCAGCATTATTAAAATGCACCACTCCGGAGCAGCCAGCAGTCTGGCTACGAAATCTGGTCAACTCTTCGTTAGTAATATTAGTCATATTTATGAACAACTATTTTCGTTTGTAGCAAATGTAAACTATTTACATCAGCTAAAACAACTTAGGCACATTACTAAAATGCACCTCCGTCATCCCGAAGAAATCCGCCAGCTGCTTCTGGGCAAAATACTGCATCACCCCTATCCCATATAACTCCACCAAAGCACGTAGCTTCGCATCCCCCCTAAGCTTCATCATATTCAGCTTAGCCATCATAAAGTCCGAATTCTCCGCCAAGATGCAGGTAGCCAGTTTATCCACCCCAGTCTCAGTTAAGCCAAGCACATCAAAAGCCTCCCGTGTAAAAGGAATCGAAACAGCACCCTTCGCCACAAACATGTCCGCCTTTGTAGCCTTGCCATTAAAGAAACCATCACTATGCAGCATGATCATCTTCGGCGGAAAAATATCCGTCACATGCGTCACCGGCAAACCCTCCCGATCAAGCCCAGCTTCAGTCATATAACTATAGCCCTCATCAATCCAGTATGCAGTAAGCAGAACGCCGTCAGTCTTCGCGCTGCGGTATAGCTTATCATGTTTGGTAGATTCCAGCATCGGTATGATGCTGGAATCAAAGGTGTCACTTAGTTTACACTTTGAGTGGAGGTAAGTTAGAAGGTTTTCCACCGGCGTGCCGGTATAGGGAGATAGATTAGATTTCGTCATAAACTTTACTTCACTTGTTTAGTTACCTCCCAGGTCGGAATACCCTTTTTCATTTTTTCTAGTGTTTTTACAATTTCATCCCGGTTCCTAGATAATATAACTGCTTTAGTTTCCCACTTAATCGCTTCTCCCACGCGCCCTGCTTTATAAAGTAGATTTGCATAAGTATCGATTTCTTCAAAGTCATTCGATGCAAACGTCTTAACGCCATTCTCCATAACAGAGATTGCGATGTTAATCGCTTCTCGATCAGCTATGTGCTCAAAAATCGACCAAGCCATATTGTTAATATTATATTCACTGCGGGAATGGGCGACCGAATAATATTTCTTGAATGAGACGCTAAACGTCTTCCAGTCTGCTTTTTCCCATGCCCATATCATCCTTGCACCGTTATATTTTTCCACGCCAATATCACCATACCGTGTTTTAAGCTTTTTTGATATGTCGATCCACTTGGGCTCGAAATCTTTATTTGCCATCAAATGATCAAGCTCATTCTGTCCGATAATTCTTCTTAATATTCGTTCCGATACATCATTTCCAAAACGTTTGTTTATTTCTTCGCGGTTGTTCATGAGAAACCTGAATCCGATGCTTTCGGTTCTTCGAGTAGTCGTGACGATGAATCTAAAGTTGTCCCGGGCAAACAAGTTTCTAACAACATTCAAATAAGCATTCGCATACTTCATTACAGATATATCGTCTCGCTTGCGCATTGCGATGAGGGTCAGTCTTCTTAAAAAAACGCTATCCCGTTTTCCTGTCTCAAATTGGGTTTGAAATTCTGTGTATCGATTATCGTTATCTTCTTTATCGACAACACCTGCGTCTACATCTTCTTTATAGGCTAAACTGTCTACGCCTACAAGCTGACTATGTATTTCTCTGAGCCGAGAAATTGGTATTTTAAGAACCCTGCGGTCATATGTCATAAGACCGTTTTCCTCACCTTCAACATCAAACGGCTGAGTATAAATACTAGCAGATAGCCCCTGAGCTTCCAGTTCTTTTAGATTGTTAACCATCGTATCATAAATGCTATCCAGTTCCTTCGCCGTTACTTCCACATATCCCCAGCTCGATAAATCATCCCATTGATGCCCCGGCACCGAAACTCCTATTCCCCCGAATTCACCACAGACCAATGCTTTACCCGTTTGTCTTTCTGGCAACCTCGGGTTGGGATAACTATGCACGTCGGTAATGTCGGCATTCACATAAGCATTTGAACTAGGGCTTCTTAGTTGATCATTTACATAAAGGTACTCGCCGCTGTGTCCATTTACTAGTCTGGTCGGATCTTGCGCTTTAAGCCAGTTAGTAAGACGCTCTTGGTCATACTGCCCCCATTTTTCATTGAATAGTACCCAAACAGTTATACTTGGATAATTATATAACTGTTTAACGATCTCTCGGCTTTCAGTTTCAAACTCTTCCTTTGATCCGGCTGGTAACCCTTGGTTTGGATTAACCAAGTCTTGCCAAACCATAACCCCCAACTT
Coding sequences within it:
- a CDS encoding TonB-dependent receptor yields the protein MSVRIPHKFLLCCLFALAQPSVPSLKAQDKQQLRGLICDEHGKAIEKAGVTLQPDNRRAITDARGRFLIKALYEGDYTLTASALGFEPEQITISIGAGRPNEVKMSLRTSSRQLSEVKVAGVHGNPDNFIDMTKTAMPSKVISREEIEMMGSRRLDEVLKEQTGLAIVNDIGSGSRAVGLQMQGFDSGYTMVMIDGQPMVGRNNGNFDLSRVTVSNIERIEIIKGASSCLFGSEALAGVVNIVTRKHISRPQAMAALKYGSFNMTDLTLEGESPFADKKGSAYLSANYYRTDGFNSNPYLSEGKTAPPFNSYSAQGRMRYVLSDVSSVNLNGRLVTRHSENRLAYQGVKPSVDVLNEFDLNGSIALNNNFSNGLRLKSQYYLTRYENKQGVTDLESGLVMPGSDFRQYLHRAELQADRQLTAVLGLTGGAGAAYELLDNDFYQGNKSMSNYFVYGQAQWQAAERLSVTAGARYDYHDKYGSKLNPSLGLRFAAGHNMNVKAAIGTGFKTPNFQQLYMVFTNIQTGYSVFGAEEFWREMGRLQEGGQIMSVFPMAQRVGQLKPERSVSYSGGFEYKPLASLGLYINLFYNDMRNFINYEQVALKTSGQQIYSYMNIAKAYTAGAELGGNWRASRSLSLSAGYQLLYAVDRGVVDSIRNGTGLYGQTYDVLSNRMRASRRSDYVGMNNRSRHMANLKATYIYDRLGLTGAVRLSYRSRYGFMEDNRANNFLDRWDRFVAGYFLFNVSVQKTFYGKHLQLQLTADNIMDYRDQLMPAQQGRAVLAGLSWRFFKDE
- a CDS encoding heme/hemin ABC transporter substrate-binding protein, with product MNKLYTALLLALLTIQSAFAAPKRIISLSGPITETVDALGYGAQIVAADVTSAYPVYINKVPKVSNDRAVSAEGIISFSPDLVLAPVGLISKQTEAQLKSAGVKLIVINQEYSPKGAVNFIRQVAQALGNPAKGEELIKRTTIEVNKALETVKRNPKSPKVLFLYARGTGVMMVAGKETSIDAIIKLAGAKNAASNFSKYKPYTTEALVAANPDIILMFDFGHKSLGGAAGILKMPGVNLTNAGKNKRIIEMDSELLTNFSVRLGQAITALNAKW
- a CDS encoding FecCD family ABC transporter permease — its product is MVKKLSLYTFLIVTLVLSALVSMSLGAVKIGLSDILLILAQKTGIFANQDIPEQYTGVISMIRLPRVILGILVGAALGISGTAVQGIFRNPLAEPGLIGISAGASLFAVIIIVLEATLLASLSSLFGYYLLAFGAFAGAGLAAMAVYQISRNDGKSNIATMLLAGIAINALAGALTGLITFAADDQQLRNITFWMLGSLAGATWETVAALFPFVLIPLLLLPGMSKALNAFALGETQAAQLGLKTHVIKRNVVILATMAVGAAVAVSGIISFVGLLVPHTVRLAIGVDNKHVLPASALLGAVMLTLADMISRTIIAPIELPIGVVTALLGTPLFLHILIKDKKKLIV
- a CDS encoding heme ABC transporter ATP-binding protein, encoding MLTAQALSYYIGKRPLLRNVSFSLRSGELLAILGANGAGKSTLLKMLSGEKTPSEGQITLHEKNLAEYKSVELARNKAVLNQQNIVSMAFTAEEIVSMGRYPHRGQTTVAQDRKICSQVMELTGTTVLAERSYLTLSGGEQQRVQLARVLAQIWDVPGALLIMDEPVASLDLQYQQQTLAIAKMLSRKGYMVITVLHDINLAAQYADRILMLKNGRKWYDGSAAEILSSKNIYEVFEISADIITQPSTLRPVFLPHEVLIELGQ
- a CDS encoding alanyl-tRNA synthetase, translated to MNTQPSTDRKAAIMKWLKKVGFWGFMFFLIKGLVWLALGYWVFK
- a CDS encoding DUF6266 family protein, translated to MGIQKWGAFGGFRKKAGNLVGRRVNGQNVISQLPHESERPPTEAQLSVRAMFKLVVTFMKWISPLIKVGFQHAGKPKQTPFNAAFRYNFENAVTGMYPNWEVDYPKFMYSVGMLGNSDSASVVADTAEQLDFSWDAVPNTSIGSGTDKATLLVYNPVKDRFVMQADAALRSALQYTMAMPANFGGDLVHVWMSFVSADRKMASNTVYLGEIEIVA
- a CDS encoding phosphotriesterase family protein, which produces MHRRHFIKLSAIGVLTLNTKELQVMTVWGPVSPFRLGKVLAHEHIFTDFSGAGQETPQYNREEAFQFALPYLKKIKASGIGTIIECTPAYIGRDVILLKQLSEASRLHIITNTGYYAAVNQKYLPPHAHTESAQQLAQRWINEYKNGIEGTGIKPGFIKLGVGNAPLTPVERKLIQAAAITHKQTGLKIFIHTGNGEAATAEADLLQNEGIDLEAMIWVHAQNDQSGNYHLQLAKRGCWISLDGYSPAETEKYITFLQNLKQQNLLNKVILSHDDGFAVVNNQGKISFEAYRKNNDTIYTSIQTTLQPALIKAGFSEKDLTTLMHNNPPGVLII
- a CDS encoding aminotransferase class V-fold PLP-dependent enzyme; amino-acid sequence: MTNITNEELTRFRSQTAGCSGVVHFNNAGASLPPDCVTDAVVEYLKEEALFGGYETESKYSGRLNEVYSLVAELIGADRDEVALFENASAAWQTAFKGIALEAGDEIITSELEYVSNLIALADIRKKGVKIIVIDNDAEGNFPLQQLDASISAKTKLIAVTHIPSSGGGVLPINDIGKIAVKHGVLYMVDACQTAGQYPIDVKAIGCDILSATGRKYMRAPRGTGFLFVKREVQNKLTPVLTDFLAAGNVSLDGYILRDDARRFELYEKSRALAIGLGKAVDYALAIGVDRIWQRVQHLADYARTVLTTVPGVTVHDSGAVKCGIVTFSVSGFDSMLVKNRLTEKGINVSFGGAQATPIYMENNQLQGIVRASIHYYNTEEEVDVLVGALRELLFDKNIV
- a CDS encoding glycoside hydrolase family 2 protein translates to MERKKWTNLNGLWKYAITEIGSKEPSEYQGDILVPYPVESSLSGVAQSLFPNQNLWYKRNIVKPQVNHGDKILLHFGAVDWQATVYINDRQVGIHKGGYTAFTFDITDFLDEGINELKVKVYDPTDQGVGPHGKQALNPANIYYTSSSGIWQTVWLETVPENFIEDLVITPDIDESLVRIKVNSQCDAPVTVRVAGKEMIGITNTTLSVPIDDVRLWSPESPYLYDLQITMGSDQVKSYFGMRKISIGKDAKGFDRILLNNKYIYNLGALDQGFWPDGLYTAPNDDALQFDLKTIKAMGFNTVRKHIKVEPARWYYYADKLGVMVWQDLVNPNQGLPAGSKEEFETESREIVKQLYNYPSITVWVLFNEKWGQYDQERLTNWLKAQDPTRLVNGHSGEYLYVNDQLRSPSSNAYVNADITDVHSYPNPRLPERQTGKALVCGEFGGIGVSVPGHQWDDLSSWGYVEVTAKELDSIYDTMVNNLKELEAQGLSASIYTQPFDVEGEENGLMTYDRRVLKIPISRLREIHSQLVGVDSLAYKEDVDAGVVDKEDNDNRYTEFQTQFETGKRDSVFLRRLTLIAMRKRDDISVMKYANAYLNVVRNLFARDNFRFIVTTTRRTESIGFRFLMNNREEINKRFGNDVSERILRRIIGQNELDHLMANKDFEPKWIDISKKLKTRYGDIGVEKYNGARMIWAWEKADWKTFSVSFKKYYSVAHSRSEYNINNMAWSIFEHIADREAINIAISVMENGVKTFASNDFEEIDTYANLLYKAGRVGEAIKWETKAVILSRNRDEIVKTLEKMKKGIPTWEVTKQVK